The following coding sequences lie in one Steroidobacter denitrificans genomic window:
- the rocF gene encoding arginase: MVQSVRVAALIGAPTDVGAADRGASMGPEALRVAGLQEALAGRGLEVLDRGNLNGPGNPWRPAVDGYRHLHEVVHWNRQVHDAVYAQLQASRLPILLGGDHCLGIGSISAAARHCREKNRTLRVLWLDAHTDFNTRELSPSGNLHGMSVACLCGFGPRELVELSGQVPAIEPRAVRQIGIRSVDPAEKRFVHEQGLNVFDMRYIDEMGMRRAMRGALSGMDERTHLHVSFDVDFLDPVIAPGVGTTVPGGPTYREAQLCMEMIADTGQLCSLDIMELNPAFDMHNRTAMLAVDLVESLFGKSTLMRPVDADGGIGAARGE, from the coding sequence ATGGTTCAAAGTGTGCGTGTGGCGGCGCTCATCGGTGCGCCCACCGATGTCGGCGCGGCGGATCGAGGCGCTTCCATGGGGCCCGAGGCGCTGCGGGTCGCCGGTTTGCAGGAGGCGCTGGCAGGCCGCGGCCTCGAGGTGCTGGACAGGGGTAATCTCAACGGTCCCGGCAATCCCTGGCGGCCGGCTGTCGACGGCTATCGCCACCTCCATGAAGTGGTGCATTGGAACCGCCAGGTGCATGACGCGGTGTATGCTCAGCTGCAAGCCTCGCGTCTGCCCATCCTGCTCGGTGGGGATCACTGTCTCGGGATAGGGTCGATCAGCGCGGCGGCACGCCATTGCCGGGAAAAGAATCGAACGCTGCGTGTGCTCTGGCTCGATGCGCATACCGATTTCAATACCCGCGAGCTGTCTCCCAGCGGCAATCTCCATGGCATGTCGGTCGCCTGTCTGTGCGGATTCGGACCTCGGGAACTGGTGGAGCTCAGCGGGCAGGTGCCCGCCATCGAACCGCGCGCCGTGCGCCAGATCGGCATCCGCAGCGTGGATCCGGCGGAGAAACGCTTTGTGCATGAGCAGGGATTGAATGTTTTCGACATGCGCTACATCGACGAGATGGGAATGCGGCGCGCCATGCGGGGAGCGCTGTCCGGCATGGATGAGCGCACGCACTTGCATGTCAGCTTCGATGTGGATTTTCTGGATCCCGTCATTGCGCCTGGCGTGGGTACGACGGTGCCCGGCGGTCCCACCTATCGCGAGGCGCAGCTGTGCATGGAAATGATCGCCGATACGGGGCAGCTCTGTTCGCTGGACATCATGGAGCTCAACCCGGCCTTCGACATGCATAACCGGACGGCGATGCTGGCGGTGGATCTGGTCGAATCGCTGTTCGGCAAGAGTACTTTGATGCGGCCTGTCGACGCGGACGGGGGCATCGGCGCCGCGCGCGGTGAATGA
- a CDS encoding Lrp/AsnC family transcriptional regulator translates to MDDIDRQLIALLRDNARTSIASLAKSLRVARGTVQNRLARLQAAGTIVGYTVRLRPQVEEQRIRALMTIAVEGNRTDAVIRALRGDPAVSALFSTNGRWDVVAELRAESLEVFDRVLGRIRLIPGISNTETSLLLSVHKL, encoded by the coding sequence ATGGACGATATCGACCGCCAGTTGATCGCCTTGCTGCGCGACAATGCGCGCACCTCGATCGCCTCGCTCGCCAAGTCGCTGCGGGTTGCGCGAGGGACGGTGCAAAATCGCCTGGCACGCCTGCAGGCTGCGGGCACGATCGTCGGCTACACCGTGCGTCTGCGCCCGCAGGTGGAGGAACAACGCATCCGCGCCTTGATGACGATCGCCGTCGAGGGCAACAGGACCGACGCCGTCATCCGTGCGCTGCGAGGCGACCCGGCCGTCTCCGCGTTGTTCAGCACCAACGGACGCTGGGATGTGGTTGCGGAGTTGCGCGCCGAAAGTCTGGAAGTATTCGACCGGGTACTGGGCCGGATCCGCCTGATTCCGGGTATTTCCAATACCGAGACCAGCCTGCTGCTATCGGTACACAAGCTCTGA
- a CDS encoding serine hydrolase produces MRFITANTPLAWLAMILSILSPAALAAGAQRPAPDVRSEAVLVIDAADDSVLLARNADIPVPIASITKLMTALVVLEAGLPRDEEIRITTEDRATNVGGPSRIVIGASLTRGELLHLALMSSENRAAHALGRSFPGGMPAILRSMNAKAATLGMTRTRFADTTGLSSSNVASPADLAKLVREAARHRLIREYSTDPDETVTVIRHQVECRNTNLLVRKPEWDIQIQKTGYTQAAGRCLVMQATIDDRPIVMVLLNSFGKYTRTADAIRIRRWMEERAHQSVQLASSHHAT; encoded by the coding sequence TTGCGATTCATTACCGCAAACACGCCGCTTGCCTGGCTGGCCATGATCCTGTCGATTCTGTCACCGGCCGCACTGGCCGCTGGCGCACAGCGCCCGGCGCCCGATGTGCGCTCCGAAGCCGTGCTGGTCATCGATGCCGCCGACGATTCCGTACTGCTGGCAAGAAATGCCGATATCCCCGTGCCGATCGCATCGATCACAAAGCTGATGACAGCGCTGGTGGTACTCGAAGCCGGCCTGCCACGGGATGAAGAGATCAGGATCACCACCGAGGACCGCGCCACGAACGTCGGCGGGCCGTCGCGCATCGTCATCGGCGCCAGCCTGACGCGCGGCGAGTTGTTGCATCTTGCTCTGATGTCCTCCGAAAACCGCGCTGCGCATGCGCTGGGCCGCAGCTTTCCGGGCGGTATGCCCGCCATCCTGCGCAGCATGAACGCCAAGGCGGCGACGCTAGGCATGACACGCACCCGTTTCGCCGATACCACCGGCCTGTCCAGCAGCAATGTCGCCAGTCCCGCCGATCTGGCAAAACTCGTCAGGGAGGCTGCCCGCCATCGGCTGATCCGCGAATACTCGACCGATCCGGATGAAACTGTAACGGTCATCCGCCATCAGGTGGAGTGCCGCAACACCAACCTGCTGGTACGCAAGCCGGAATGGGATATCCAGATCCAAAAAACAGGCTATACACAGGCGGCCGGACGTTGCCTGGTCATGCAGGCGACCATCGATGACCGCCCTATCGTGATGGTGCTGTTGAATTCCTTCGGCAAGTACACTCGTACGGCGGATGCGATTCGTATCCGCCGCTGGATGGAAGAAAGAGCGCATCAATCCGTACAACTCGCCAGCAGTCACCACGCTACCTAG
- a CDS encoding acyl carrier protein phosphodiesterase, which produces MNWLAHVFLSPPAEIDFQLGNLLADLVRGDERRGMSAQFLRGVQCHKAIDRYTDAHPVVLRSRARIGGEYRRFSGVLVDIFYDHLLATRWGAYAAVPLNRFTADFYTAVQRRGMPLPEQAQLTLGHILHNDLLGSYQHLTGVERALARLSAYLSRRWGREFALARSIAILRAQEQGFIADFIEFFPQLQEYVAREESGEG; this is translated from the coding sequence ATGAACTGGCTGGCGCACGTCTTCCTGTCACCGCCGGCGGAGATCGATTTCCAACTCGGCAATTTGCTCGCGGACCTGGTGCGCGGTGACGAGCGCCGCGGCATGAGCGCACAATTCCTGCGTGGCGTCCAGTGCCACAAGGCGATCGACCGCTATACCGATGCGCATCCGGTCGTGCTTCGCAGCCGGGCACGCATCGGCGGCGAATACCGGCGCTTCAGTGGTGTACTGGTCGACATATTCTATGATCATTTATTGGCCACCCGCTGGGGCGCATATGCGGCGGTTCCCTTGAATCGCTTCACCGCCGACTTTTACACAGCCGTTCAGCGCCGCGGCATGCCGCTGCCGGAACAGGCGCAGCTGACCTTGGGACATATCCTGCACAATGACCTGTTGGGATCCTACCAGCACCTTACCGGCGTGGAACGCGCCCTGGCGCGGCTGAGCGCGTATTTGTCACGGCGCTGGGGCCGCGAATTCGCGCTGGCGCGCAGTATTGCGATCCTGCGTGCGCAGGAACAGGGTTTCATCGCGGATTTCATCGAGTTTTTTCCGCAGCTTCAGGAATATGTCGCACGGGAGGAAAGCGGCGAGGGCTGA
- a CDS encoding assimilatory sulfite reductase (NADPH) flavoprotein subunit produces MSAVIDTVSPLHALPAAPAQSPAWAAAPFDPALAADLRQLIARLDGSQRLWLSGYLAGSLAQAPAELATAPGSAPAGPPLATILYGSHSGNSESVAQQLGETLTRRGLSFRILDMLDCRKNHLQEASNVLVIVSTHGEGDPPERAVPLHELLHGRKAPRLDHVNYSVLALGDSSYERFCETGRQFDDRMQSLGAKRLHDRVECDVDFQAPAQRWVDAVADALAAAHPSAAPQATAFFAGSAGTERAASPIANAYTRKNPFLAPVLLNQRLTAGNSSKDVRHIELSIEGSNLHYEPGDALGIVPRNQAREVDAVLAALEFAAEQPVTVGGTETSLRQALLEHFEIGLLSRTFLDRYAKAVSAPALTRLLAAQQPEILQRYLHGRHLIDLIKEHPPQGLDASAFVQLLPPLAPRLYSLASSLQATPDEAHLTVSIVKYHSLGRQRQGVVSGWLGALEDEDAHAPIYLQRNPAFRLPASHDTPIIMIGPGTGVAPFRAFLAEREALGAQGANWLFFGDRNFHYDFLYQTEWLQWRKNGLLNRIDVAFSRDNERKQYVQHRMLEQGKELFAWLQEGAHLYVCGDAQSMAPDVDRVLHQIIEHHGALSSDQAVEQVLDLQRQRRYQKDVY; encoded by the coding sequence ATGTCGGCCGTCATAGACACTGTCTCGCCCCTCCATGCTCTGCCTGCGGCGCCGGCACAGTCGCCGGCATGGGCGGCCGCACCGTTCGACCCGGCACTGGCCGCAGACCTGCGTCAGCTGATCGCGCGGCTCGACGGATCGCAGCGACTGTGGCTGAGCGGCTATCTGGCCGGCAGCCTGGCCCAGGCTCCGGCCGAACTGGCAACGGCTCCTGGGAGCGCACCCGCCGGTCCCCCGCTCGCAACCATCCTGTACGGCTCGCACAGCGGCAATTCGGAATCGGTGGCGCAACAGCTCGGCGAGACCCTGACGCGCCGCGGCCTGAGCTTCCGGATTCTGGACATGCTCGACTGCCGTAAGAATCATCTCCAGGAAGCGAGCAATGTCCTGGTCATCGTGAGCACCCATGGCGAGGGCGACCCGCCGGAGCGTGCCGTGCCGCTGCATGAACTATTGCATGGACGCAAGGCACCACGGCTGGATCATGTGAATTATTCCGTTCTGGCGCTCGGCGACTCCAGCTATGAGCGTTTTTGCGAAACCGGCCGGCAATTCGATGACCGCATGCAATCTCTGGGTGCCAAACGCCTGCATGATCGGGTCGAGTGTGATGTGGACTTCCAGGCACCTGCACAGCGCTGGGTCGATGCCGTCGCCGACGCCCTGGCAGCGGCCCATCCAAGCGCCGCTCCACAGGCTACGGCTTTCTTCGCCGGCTCGGCCGGCACGGAACGCGCTGCAAGCCCGATCGCCAACGCCTACACGCGCAAAAATCCGTTCCTGGCGCCGGTATTGCTGAATCAGCGTCTGACGGCCGGGAATTCCAGCAAAGACGTCCGCCATATCGAACTATCGATCGAGGGCTCGAATCTTCATTACGAACCTGGCGATGCACTGGGTATCGTGCCCCGCAACCAGGCGCGTGAGGTGGATGCGGTTCTGGCGGCGCTGGAGTTCGCAGCAGAGCAGCCTGTCACGGTTGGCGGCACGGAAACCAGCCTGCGCCAGGCGTTGCTGGAACATTTCGAGATCGGTCTGCTCAGCCGCACGTTCCTCGATCGCTATGCCAAGGCCGTATCCGCGCCGGCACTGACCCGCCTGCTTGCCGCACAGCAGCCGGAAATACTGCAGCGCTACCTGCACGGCCGGCATCTGATCGACCTGATCAAGGAACATCCGCCCCAGGGTCTGGATGCCTCCGCGTTCGTCCAGTTGCTGCCGCCGCTTGCCCCGCGCCTGTATTCCCTGGCCTCCAGTCTGCAGGCAACGCCGGACGAGGCGCACCTCACGGTCAGCATCGTGAAATATCATTCACTTGGGCGGCAGCGTCAGGGCGTCGTCTCGGGCTGGCTTGGCGCACTCGAGGATGAGGATGCGCACGCCCCGATTTATCTACAGCGCAATCCGGCTTTCCGGCTGCCGGCCAGCCACGACACGCCGATCATCATGATCGGCCCCGGTACCGGTGTCGCACCGTTCCGTGCCTTTCTCGCCGAGCGTGAAGCGCTCGGCGCTCAAGGTGCGAACTGGCTGTTCTTCGGCGATCGCAACTTCCATTACGACTTCCTGTATCAGACCGAGTGGCTGCAATGGCGCAAGAACGGTCTATTGAACCGTATCGACGTTGCATTCTCACGCGACAATGAGCGCAAGCAGTATGTTCAGCATCGTATGCTGGAGCAGGGCAAGGAATTGTTCGCCTGGCTGCAGGAAGGAGCGCACCTGTACGTGTGCGGTGACGCACAGTCCATGGCTCCGGACGTGGACCGCGTCCTGCACCAGATCATCGAACATCATGGGGCACTGTCCAGCGACCAGGCTGTCGAACAGGTGCTCGACTTGCAACGCCAGCGCCGTTACCAGAAGGATGTCTACTAG
- a CDS encoding NADPH-dependent assimilatory sulfite reductase hemoprotein subunit gives MPRRFDLSRPLSELHPNEQLKFDSRYLRGTLEQSLEDAITGAIGDNDTQLTKFFGIYQQDDRELREERRRARLEPLYQFMVRVRLPGGVCTTEQWLALDALARENANGTLRLTTRQTFQFHGVFKDKLRRHVQGIYASGLDTIAACGDVNRNVIATANPLLSSARREATETAQRIGAHLLPRTGAYREILLQQSGAGEHPASPPAGSSAAASTATSEEPLYGHTYLPRKFKIAIAVPPHNDIDVYAHDLGLIAIVENGHIVGYNVLVGGGMGMTHRQVATYPRLGDVAGFCEAADVIEVVEHTMCIQRDYGDRHDRYHARFKYTIEDRGIDWFREELARRAGKPLQAARDFHLDTSGDHYGWQQGEDGRWHYTLFIENGRVADTPGRTLMSGLREIAASFPGFFALSTNQNVTITGIDTADRERLEEILRRHNIENDVNHTGLRRHSMACVAFPTCGLAMAESERYLPSLIDRLDEALRNAGLAQEPISIRMTGCPNGCARPYLAEIALVGKAPGKYNLYLGASANGDRMNALYRENIDEPQILAALIPLFDAYAAERQPQERFGDFVIRKNVVPPMLAGRDFQKIEAGTPD, from the coding sequence CTGCCACGCCGTTTCGATCTATCACGCCCACTGTCCGAACTGCATCCCAACGAACAGCTGAAATTCGACAGCCGGTATTTGCGCGGTACCTTGGAGCAGAGTCTCGAAGATGCCATCACCGGCGCCATTGGCGACAACGATACGCAGCTCACGAAATTCTTCGGCATCTACCAGCAGGATGACCGCGAGTTACGCGAGGAACGCCGTCGCGCCCGGCTCGAACCACTCTACCAATTCATGGTGCGGGTACGACTGCCCGGCGGAGTATGTACGACCGAACAATGGCTGGCGCTGGATGCGCTTGCGCGCGAGAACGCCAATGGCACGCTGCGCCTGACGACTCGCCAGACCTTCCAGTTCCATGGCGTGTTCAAAGACAAGCTTAGACGTCATGTGCAAGGCATCTACGCGTCGGGACTCGATACCATCGCCGCCTGCGGCGACGTCAACCGCAACGTCATCGCCACTGCCAATCCATTACTGTCGAGCGCCCGCCGGGAAGCCACGGAAACGGCGCAGCGCATCGGTGCGCATCTGCTGCCGCGCACCGGCGCCTATCGCGAAATCCTCCTGCAGCAGTCCGGCGCCGGCGAGCATCCAGCAAGCCCGCCGGCCGGTAGCTCGGCTGCGGCCAGTACCGCGACCAGTGAAGAGCCGCTGTATGGCCACACCTATCTGCCACGCAAGTTCAAGATCGCGATCGCCGTTCCGCCGCATAACGACATCGACGTATACGCCCATGACCTGGGCCTGATCGCCATCGTCGAAAACGGTCACATCGTCGGCTACAACGTGCTGGTCGGCGGCGGCATGGGCATGACCCACCGGCAAGTCGCGACCTATCCTCGTCTGGGCGATGTCGCCGGCTTCTGTGAGGCCGCCGACGTCATCGAAGTCGTCGAACACACCATGTGCATCCAGCGCGACTACGGCGATCGCCACGATCGCTACCATGCTCGTTTCAAATACACGATCGAGGATCGTGGCATCGACTGGTTCAGGGAGGAATTGGCGCGTCGGGCAGGCAAGCCGCTGCAGGCCGCACGCGATTTTCATCTCGACACCTCGGGCGATCACTACGGCTGGCAGCAGGGCGAGGATGGACGCTGGCATTACACCCTGTTCATCGAGAATGGCCGGGTGGCCGATACGCCCGGGCGTACATTGATGAGCGGCTTACGGGAAATCGCCGCATCCTTCCCCGGTTTTTTCGCACTCAGCACCAACCAGAACGTAACGATCACGGGAATCGACACGGCCGATCGCGAGCGCCTGGAGGAAATATTACGTCGCCATAACATCGAGAACGACGTCAACCACACGGGACTGCGCCGTCATTCGATGGCTTGCGTCGCCTTCCCGACCTGCGGCCTGGCGATGGCCGAGAGCGAACGCTATCTGCCGTCGCTGATCGACCGGCTCGACGAGGCATTGCGCAATGCGGGGCTGGCTCAGGAACCGATTTCCATACGTATGACCGGCTGTCCGAACGGTTGCGCACGTCCCTACCTCGCGGAGATCGCACTCGTAGGCAAGGCACCGGGCAAGTACAACTTGTATCTTGGCGCCAGCGCCAACGGCGATCGCATGAACGCCCTGTACCGTGAAAATATCGACGAACCCCAGATCCTGGCGGCGCTGATCCCGCTGTTCGATGCCTATGCCGCGGAACGTCAGCCACAGGAACGCTTCGGCGACTTCGTGATTCGCAAAAACGTCGTCCCGCCCATGCTGGCGGGCAGGGATTTCCAGAAGATCGAAGCCGGCACGCCGGATTAA
- a CDS encoding amidase encodes MPTLAELARRLDSGATNARSLVEEALERIQDPAGEGARVFIHVGADTARARADEIDRLRAAGQSLPPWAGIPIGIKDLFDVEGEVTRAGSRILENAPAAREDAPAVARLRRAGFIFIGRTNMTEFAYSGLGLNPHYGTPLNPFDRATGRIPGGSTSGGAVAVTDGMAVASLGTDTGGSCRIPAALTGIVGFKPTADRVPRNGTIPLSPTLDSVGPLANSVACCATLDAILRDAPMQLHETPPMVAMKDQRLLLPTTFVLDDMDDTVACTFERAVDALARSGALIQRAPVYEFEVIPDINFKGGLAAAEAYAWHRQFLDRYAERYDPRVIARILKGQEPSAEDIRQMRQARRRLIESFHAATREWHALIMPTVPVIAPPLSAVALDADYVRLNMLILRNPALANFLDGCGVSLPIHAPGDAPVGLMLIGRQGEDAQLLALAATIEQVLARSAPSVTAA; translated from the coding sequence ATGCCGACACTTGCAGAACTTGCCCGACGACTCGATTCGGGCGCCACCAACGCACGCAGTCTGGTCGAGGAGGCGCTGGAGCGGATCCAGGATCCGGCGGGAGAAGGTGCCCGCGTCTTCATCCATGTCGGTGCCGACACCGCACGTGCACGTGCCGACGAAATCGATCGTCTGCGTGCCGCCGGACAATCCCTGCCCCCCTGGGCCGGCATCCCGATCGGCATCAAGGACCTGTTCGACGTCGAAGGTGAAGTCACACGCGCCGGGTCGCGCATCCTGGAGAACGCACCGGCCGCACGCGAGGATGCTCCCGCCGTCGCCCGCTTGCGCCGGGCGGGATTCATTTTCATCGGCCGCACGAACATGACGGAGTTCGCCTATTCCGGGCTCGGTCTGAATCCGCACTATGGCACGCCGCTCAATCCGTTCGACCGCGCGACGGGCCGCATTCCCGGCGGCTCGACCTCCGGCGGCGCGGTCGCGGTCACCGACGGCATGGCTGTCGCCAGCCTGGGCACCGATACCGGCGGTTCCTGCCGCATCCCCGCCGCACTCACCGGCATCGTGGGCTTCAAACCCACGGCCGATCGCGTACCGCGCAACGGCACGATTCCTCTCTCGCCCACCCTGGATTCGGTGGGGCCTTTAGCCAACAGCGTAGCCTGCTGTGCGACACTGGATGCGATCCTGCGTGACGCTCCCATGCAACTCCATGAAACGCCGCCGATGGTCGCCATGAAAGACCAGCGTTTGTTGCTGCCGACGACATTCGTACTCGACGATATGGACGATACCGTCGCATGCACCTTTGAACGAGCCGTCGACGCGCTTGCGCGTAGCGGCGCCCTGATCCAGCGCGCGCCGGTGTATGAGTTCGAGGTGATTCCCGATATCAACTTCAAGGGAGGCTTGGCCGCCGCCGAAGCCTACGCCTGGCATCGACAGTTTCTGGATCGGTACGCCGAGCGCTATGATCCACGCGTGATCGCGCGCATTCTCAAGGGACAGGAGCCCAGCGCCGAGGATATCCGGCAAATGCGCCAGGCGCGCCGCCGGCTCATCGAATCCTTCCATGCCGCAACCCGGGAATGGCATGCGCTGATCATGCCCACGGTACCGGTCATCGCACCGCCGCTATCGGCCGTCGCGCTCGATGCGGACTATGTCAGGCTCAATATGCTGATACTGCGCAATCCCGCGCTGGCAAACTTCCTGGATGGCTGCGGCGTTTCACTGCCCATCCATGCGCCCGGGGACGCGCCCGTGGGCCTGATGCTGATCGGCCGCCAAGGCGAGGACGCGCAACTGCTGGCGCTCGCAGCCACCATCGAGCAGGTATTGGCGCGCAGCGCCCCGTCGGTCACAGCCGCATAA
- the gorA gene encoding glutathione-disulfide reductase, with protein sequence MNASEHSYDLLVIGAGSGGVRAARVAAAHGAKVAIAEEHRIGGTCVIRGCVPKKLLVYGAHFAEDLEDARRFGWELQGMKFDWPILRDNVLAEVDRLSGLYTQTLESHQVEILSGRAVVTGAHGVRIGDREVQAGIILVASGARPHIPDFPGYEYGITSNEVFHLERLPARIVITGGGYIANEFAGVFNEFGVRVTLINRSDQILRAYDQQLRERLLQISMAKGIQFLFNAAIERVDKRADGVLEICMRDGSVLEADALMFATGRLPNTEGLGLQEAGVDLDEQGAVQVDLDNRSSCPSIYAVGDVTNRVQLTPVAIREGQAFADTVFGRTPVRVDYRCIPAAVFSHPPLAGVGLTESQARNTLGSVKVYTSNFRPMKNTLAGRNERALYKMIVDAATDRIVGAHMIGPEAPEILQMVAVAVKAGMTKAQFDDCVAIHPTMAEELVLMK encoded by the coding sequence ATGAATGCTTCTGAACATAGCTACGACCTGCTGGTGATCGGTGCGGGCTCCGGCGGCGTGCGCGCCGCGCGTGTCGCCGCCGCGCATGGTGCGAAAGTTGCGATCGCGGAGGAGCACCGCATCGGCGGCACCTGCGTCATCCGTGGCTGTGTGCCCAAGAAGCTGCTGGTCTATGGCGCGCATTTTGCCGAGGATCTGGAGGATGCACGGCGCTTCGGCTGGGAACTGCAGGGTATGAAGTTCGACTGGCCGATATTGCGCGACAATGTGCTGGCGGAAGTGGATCGCCTGAGCGGCCTGTATACCCAGACGCTGGAGAGTCATCAGGTCGAGATCCTGTCGGGACGGGCGGTGGTGACCGGAGCGCATGGCGTCAGGATCGGTGATCGGGAAGTACAGGCCGGTATCATCCTGGTGGCAAGCGGCGCACGTCCGCATATACCCGACTTTCCAGGATACGAATACGGCATCACCTCGAACGAGGTGTTTCATCTGGAGCGTCTGCCTGCCCGCATCGTGATTACCGGCGGCGGCTATATCGCCAACGAATTCGCCGGTGTCTTCAACGAGTTCGGCGTGCGCGTCACCTTGATCAATCGCTCCGACCAGATCCTGCGCGCCTACGATCAGCAGTTGCGCGAGCGGTTGTTGCAGATCTCCATGGCGAAGGGCATCCAGTTCTTGTTCAACGCGGCGATCGAACGAGTCGACAAGCGTGCGGACGGCGTTCTGGAAATATGTATGCGCGATGGTTCGGTCCTGGAGGCGGATGCGCTGATGTTCGCGACCGGGCGTCTGCCGAACACCGAGGGACTGGGTCTGCAGGAAGCCGGTGTGGATCTCGATGAGCAGGGTGCCGTGCAGGTCGACCTGGACAACCGTTCCAGCTGCCCGTCGATCTATGCCGTCGGTGACGTTACGAACCGGGTGCAGCTCACGCCCGTTGCGATACGCGAAGGCCAGGCCTTTGCCGATACCGTTTTCGGCCGCACGCCCGTCCGCGTCGACTATCGCTGCATTCCTGCTGCCGTGTTCAGTCATCCTCCGCTGGCGGGCGTGGGCCTGACCGAGTCGCAGGCGCGCAATACCTTGGGATCCGTCAAGGTCTACACGTCGAATTTTCGGCCTATGAAAAATACCCTGGCCGGACGCAACGAGCGGGCGCTCTACAAGATGATCGTCGATGCGGCGACCGACCGGATCGTGGGCGCCCACATGATCGGCCCCGAAGCCCCGGAGATACTGCAGATGGTCGCCGTCGCGGTGAAAGCCGGCATGACCAAGGCGCAATTCGACGATTGTGTGGCCATTCACCCGACCATGGCCGAGGAGCTGGTCTTGATGAAGTGA
- a CDS encoding YhgN family NAAT transporter, with product MSDLTSVIVTLFMIMDPLGNVPVFLSILKGVTPQRRRAILWREVLIAYVVLLIFLFLGKYVLQILQLDQETISIAGGIVLFLIALRMIFPAPGSLYQDTPDGEPFVVPLAIPLIAGPSTLAALMLLQRSDPGASLQLLLAVTIAWALTAIILVAAPFLYRVMGRRALIAMERLMGMVLVMISVQMTMNGISTFLHR from the coding sequence ATGAGCGACCTGACGTCGGTAATCGTTACGCTGTTCATGATCATGGATCCACTGGGAAACGTCCCGGTCTTCCTGTCGATCCTGAAGGGAGTCACACCGCAGCGCCGGCGCGCGATCCTGTGGCGTGAAGTGCTGATCGCCTATGTCGTACTGCTGATCTTCCTGTTCCTGGGCAAGTATGTTCTGCAGATACTACAGCTCGATCAGGAAACGATCAGCATTGCCGGGGGCATCGTCTTGTTCCTGATCGCGCTGCGTATGATCTTCCCTGCACCCGGTAGCCTGTACCAAGATACGCCCGATGGCGAGCCGTTCGTGGTACCGCTCGCCATTCCCCTGATTGCCGGTCCTTCGACCCTGGCGGCGCTGATGCTGCTGCAGCGGTCCGATCCGGGTGCGAGTCTGCAATTGCTGCTGGCGGTCACGATCGCCTGGGCCTTGACGGCAATCATCCTGGTTGCCGCGCCATTCCTGTATCGGGTCATGGGCCGGCGAGCACTGATCGCAATGGAACGCCTGATGGGCATGGTGCTGGTCATGATCAGTGTACAAATGACCATGAACGGGATCAGCACCTTCCTGCATCGCTAA